One Acidobacteriota bacterium genomic window carries:
- a CDS encoding TonB-dependent receptor, with amino-acid sequence MARATRTRSTGVGRPAYAWARAAAGLAGALLLVLGIGATPASAQSQSINGTIEGTIVDTSGGVLPGVTVLIYNVDTGAERIVITNENGVYRAPLLPLGAYRVSAELEGFRKYEQTGIQVSAGSTIVINISLGVGSVTEVVSVTADAPIVDTGRIDQGRTLNEREIKTLPLTSRNPYNFALLQPGVVGFETQEYGVPRITANGALLRINYQVDGSNNTQKDRAGLRQMPMSEVMIREVRVITSGYAPEFGQTTGLIYNAITPSGTNLLRGQGSYRFQRKDFAAFPFFFQGPRTDDRKPPTKVDVLTFDMGGPIVRDRAHFFGGVERTERDLSGGRIITIDPANAARIGLAPQPAAMPTFAETTFAIGKVDLQLSQTHRLSTRYMFFDNAIANNVGGGLGSVERATDFADTQHSTAAQLISTFGANKLNELRVQYATRAQSRTPGSQAGTGPAINITGVANFGFPNAGAADAGFSFTQNVFQVVNNFSYIRENHSYKFGADVQWVDDGRVRSLQTLYTFPTIDAYLAARNGTNPRSYTSFQQFFGEQGLDYNSTLLGVFVQDDWRLTQDLKILYGVRWDVYNVPKADGNAPYAASRTFNVDKNNFAPRFGFVWTLGRDKRTVVRGNSGIMYDQVLLAMYEQALQNDGTDRRVTLSLAPTSAGAPAFPGNLANTPPGFVLPRQSIATVDPDFVIMRTWQNNLQVERGLGDKYSASVGFTFTKGYDLPTITNINPINPIGTLGDGRGIYSTAVNAATRLDPTFNNISMVQSIGESTYKALTAQLTRRFADGFQFALAYTLGKAEDNAPLTGTLSVQGDAGGRSDQTNLDFDKGPNVLDQRHTFTGSIVAQTDFPIDGALGAILNNNQFGIAVQLASGIPVNVRSNRELNNDGVASDRPIGVSRNSLSLPARKNVDLRYSRVFPLTGPVKLEALAEVKNIFNIVQVSGVNSVVQTDTLGNPLAPIPTKGGDFPVTGGYEQRQLQLGVRVTF; translated from the coding sequence ATGGCTCGTGCTACAAGAACCCGCTCGACCGGGGTCGGCCGGCCCGCGTACGCCTGGGCTCGTGCCGCGGCCGGTCTGGCGGGGGCGCTGCTGCTCGTCCTGGGCATCGGCGCGACGCCGGCGTCTGCGCAGTCGCAGTCGATCAACGGCACCATCGAGGGGACGATCGTCGACACGTCGGGGGGCGTGCTGCCGGGCGTCACGGTGCTCATCTACAACGTGGATACCGGTGCCGAGCGCATCGTGATCACCAACGAGAACGGGGTGTATCGCGCGCCCCTTCTGCCTCTGGGCGCGTACCGCGTCTCGGCGGAGCTCGAGGGCTTCCGCAAGTACGAGCAGACCGGCATCCAGGTCAGCGCGGGATCGACCATCGTCATCAACATTTCGCTCGGCGTCGGCAGCGTGACCGAAGTCGTCTCGGTGACCGCGGATGCCCCGATCGTCGACACGGGCCGCATCGACCAGGGGCGCACGCTGAACGAGCGCGAGATCAAGACGTTGCCGCTCACCTCGCGCAACCCGTACAACTTCGCGCTGCTCCAGCCCGGTGTGGTCGGGTTCGAGACGCAGGAGTACGGCGTGCCGCGTATCACGGCCAACGGCGCCCTGCTGCGCATCAACTACCAGGTCGACGGGAGCAACAACACGCAGAAGGATCGTGCCGGCCTGCGGCAGATGCCGATGTCGGAGGTCATGATCCGCGAGGTGCGTGTCATCACGTCGGGCTATGCGCCGGAGTTCGGCCAGACGACGGGGCTCATCTACAACGCGATTACGCCCTCTGGCACGAACCTCCTGCGGGGGCAGGGCAGCTACCGCTTCCAGCGGAAGGATTTCGCGGCGTTCCCGTTCTTCTTCCAGGGCCCGCGGACCGACGACCGCAAGCCGCCGACGAAGGTCGACGTGCTGACCTTCGACATGGGCGGGCCGATCGTGCGCGACCGCGCGCACTTCTTCGGCGGCGTCGAGCGCACCGAGCGCGACCTGTCGGGCGGTCGCATCATCACGATCGATCCGGCCAACGCCGCCCGCATCGGGCTCGCGCCGCAGCCCGCCGCGATGCCGACCTTCGCCGAGACGACGTTTGCCATCGGGAAGGTCGACCTGCAACTGAGCCAGACGCATCGGCTCTCGACGCGCTACATGTTCTTCGACAACGCGATCGCCAATAACGTGGGCGGCGGACTCGGCTCGGTCGAGCGGGCGACCGACTTCGCCGACACGCAGCACTCGACGGCGGCGCAGCTCATCTCGACGTTCGGCGCCAACAAGCTGAACGAGCTGCGCGTGCAGTACGCGACGCGCGCCCAGAGCCGGACGCCTGGGTCGCAGGCGGGCACCGGTCCGGCGATCAACATCACGGGCGTTGCGAACTTCGGGTTCCCGAACGCGGGTGCGGCCGATGCCGGGTTCTCGTTCACGCAGAACGTGTTCCAGGTCGTGAACAACTTCAGCTACATCCGCGAGAACCACTCGTACAAGTTCGGCGCCGACGTGCAGTGGGTCGACGACGGGCGCGTGCGGTCGCTGCAGACGCTCTACACGTTCCCGACCATCGACGCCTACCTCGCGGCGCGCAATGGCACGAACCCGCGCAGCTACACGTCGTTCCAGCAGTTCTTCGGCGAGCAGGGGCTCGACTACAACTCGACGCTGCTCGGCGTCTTCGTCCAGGACGACTGGCGGCTGACGCAGGACCTGAAGATCCTCTACGGCGTGCGTTGGGACGTGTACAACGTGCCGAAGGCGGACGGGAACGCGCCGTACGCCGCGTCGCGCACGTTCAACGTCGACAAGAACAACTTCGCGCCCCGCTTCGGCTTCGTCTGGACGCTCGGTCGGGACAAGCGAACCGTCGTGCGCGGCAACAGCGGCATCATGTACGACCAGGTGCTGCTCGCGATGTACGAGCAGGCGCTGCAGAACGACGGCACCGACCGCCGCGTCACGCTGTCGCTCGCACCGACGAGCGCTGGGGCGCCGGCGTTCCCCGGAAACCTCGCCAACACGCCACCCGGCTTCGTGCTGCCGCGGCAGTCGATCGCCACGGTCGATCCCGACTTCGTCATCATGCGCACCTGGCAGAACAACCTGCAGGTCGAGCGCGGCCTCGGCGACAAGTACTCGGCCTCCGTCGGCTTCACGTTCACCAAGGGGTACGACCTGCCGACGATCACCAACATCAACCCGATCAACCCGATCGGCACGCTTGGTGACGGCCGCGGGATCTACTCGACGGCGGTGAACGCGGCGACGCGGCTCGACCCGACGTTCAACAACATCAGCATGGTGCAGTCGATCGGCGAGTCGACCTACAAGGCCCTGACGGCGCAGCTCACCCGCCGCTTCGCCGACGGCTTCCAGTTCGCGCTCGCCTACACGCTGGGCAAGGCCGAGGACAACGCGCCGCTCACGGGCACCCTGTCGGTGCAGGGCGATGCCGGCGGCCGCAGCGACCAGACGAACCTCGACTTCGACAAGGGGCCGAACGTCCTCGACCAGCGGCACACCTTCACGGGCAGCATCGTCGCGCAGACGGACTTTCCGATCGACGGCGCGCTCGGCGCGATCCTCAACAACAACCAGTTCGGCATCGCCGTGCAGCTCGCAAGCGGCATTCCCGTGAACGTCCGCAGCAACCGCGAGCTGAACAACGATGGCGTCGCGAGCGACCGCCCGATCGGCGTCTCGCGCAACTCGCTCAGCCTGCCGGCGCGCAAGAACGTCGACTTGCGCTACTCGCGCGTCTTCCCGCTGACCGGTCCCGTGAAGCTCGAGGCGCTCGCCGAGGTGAAGAACATCTTCAATATCGTCCAGGTGTCCGGCGTCAACTCGGTCGTTCAGACCGACACCCTCGGCAACCCGCTCGCGCCAATCCCGACCAAGGGTGGCGACTTCCCGGTCACTGGCGGCTACGAACAGCGCCAGCTCCAGCTCGGCGTTCGGGTCACGTTCTAA
- a CDS encoding FAD-binding oxidoreductase — protein sequence MPTTRLQRSPWQAAATPSATYSRLGTDVDADVVILGGGLTGLLCAGRLARAGAGVVLVERDLVGGGSTAGSAGVVEAGPGVPFSALRERVGLRAAKAIWAEARQAAVHLVAHLRRRKAACALEEVPHLDLALDESACSRVRSEHEALVAGGVDSAWLEGARLRRAVGAPALGALRRAGWTLDPLRAARALAADAVGAGALVFERSEARRVKLEGDGVRVVTARGSVWAADVVVATGVAAPGFASLARHARWVDHYFVEVAVPDGAREAFGERRAVVRDSHASAHLWRWTPEGTLVFGGAAQPSVPDRQVERQVRQRAGQLMYELSLLYPEISGVPPRAAWRVRAATSADGLPLVGRHRAFPRHLFALATGTGLQWAALAALVVERAWRIRPKTADSHFGLPRG from the coding sequence ATGCCCACGACCCGATTGCAGCGGTCGCCCTGGCAGGCGGCCGCGACGCCGAGCGCCACCTACTCCCGCCTCGGCACCGACGTCGACGCCGATGTCGTGATTCTCGGCGGGGGGCTGACCGGCCTGTTGTGCGCGGGTCGGCTGGCGAGGGCTGGAGCGGGCGTCGTGCTCGTCGAGCGCGACCTGGTCGGTGGCGGAAGCACGGCTGGGTCGGCTGGGGTGGTCGAGGCCGGGCCGGGCGTGCCGTTCTCGGCGCTGCGCGAGCGAGTCGGGCTTCGGGCGGCGAAGGCCATCTGGGCTGAGGCGCGTCAGGCCGCCGTTCACCTGGTGGCGCACCTGCGCCGGCGGAAGGCCGCCTGTGCCCTCGAGGAGGTGCCGCATCTGGACCTCGCCCTCGACGAGAGCGCCTGCTCTCGCGTGCGTTCGGAGCACGAGGCCCTCGTGGCGGGCGGGGTGGACAGCGCGTGGCTCGAGGGCGCGCGCCTGCGGCGTGCCGTCGGTGCTCCCGCCCTCGGCGCCCTCAGGCGGGCTGGATGGACGCTCGACCCGCTGCGGGCCGCGCGGGCGCTCGCGGCCGACGCCGTCGGGGCCGGGGCGCTGGTGTTCGAGCGCAGCGAGGCTCGCCGGGTGAAGCTCGAAGGTGACGGTGTCCGCGTCGTCACCGCCAGGGGGAGCGTGTGGGCGGCCGACGTGGTGGTGGCGACGGGGGTGGCGGCGCCGGGTTTCGCGTCGCTGGCGCGCCACGCACGCTGGGTCGACCACTACTTCGTCGAGGTGGCCGTGCCGGACGGTGCGCGCGAGGCCTTCGGCGAGCGCCGGGCCGTGGTGCGCGACTCGCACGCGTCGGCGCACCTGTGGCGCTGGACGCCTGAGGGGACGCTCGTCTTCGGCGGCGCGGCGCAGCCCTCGGTCCCGGATCGCCAGGTCGAGCGCCAGGTGCGGCAGCGGGCGGGGCAGTTGATGTACGAGCTGTCGCTCTTGTACCCCGAGATTTCCGGCGTGCCGCCGCGCGCGGCCTGGCGCGTGCGGGCGGCCACGAGCGCGGACGGGCTGCCGCTGGTCGGGCGGCACCGGGCGTTTCCTCGCCACCTGTTCGCGCTCGCGACGGGAACGGGCCTCCAGTGGGCGGCGCTCGCGGCGCTGGTCGTCGAGCGCGCCTGGAGAATCCGCCCGAAAACGGCCGATTCCCACTTCGGCTTGCCCCGTGGGTGA